In Streptomyces capitiformicae, one genomic interval encodes:
- a CDS encoding CoA transferase, whose protein sequence is MSTADSTRVTGLLPASTRVVELGETFSTALAGRFLERLGAHVTRVVPTGEEAELDTLGPRLGDDEHGPSAAGVWLRQNKDTIDLDPRAPEARARLDDLLDDADVVLIAGTTSRWSEKGIDLDDVRRRASRAVIGHVTAWGDDGPRTHLRSNELLLQAAGGFMNLVGSASREPVRLGSHPLQATAGLLVLDGVMIGLFHRQSTGQATSFETSEFEAAAHLEWKIASTFQTGRPIERRGDEGGGPLVARTRDGYFGLFFTPRDWDGVKEMLGDPRLGDPRFATPRSRALHERELKELVEETTLPMSKKELYARAQARSIPSGYVATMSDLLDSPQYRARDFFQWVEVPGVGTGEIPDAPWVVRTIDDLDEEDAV, encoded by the coding sequence GTGAGCACCGCCGACTCGACGCGTGTCACCGGGCTGCTCCCGGCCTCTACGCGTGTCGTCGAGCTGGGGGAGACGTTCTCGACGGCTCTCGCCGGGCGCTTCCTCGAGCGACTGGGCGCCCACGTGACGCGCGTGGTGCCCACCGGCGAGGAGGCCGAACTCGACACTCTCGGGCCGCGGCTCGGCGACGATGAGCACGGCCCGTCGGCGGCCGGAGTCTGGTTGCGTCAGAACAAGGACACCATCGACCTTGATCCGCGCGCGCCCGAGGCGCGCGCTCGCCTCGACGACCTGCTGGACGACGCTGACGTCGTGCTCATCGCCGGGACTACCTCGCGGTGGAGCGAGAAAGGGATCGACCTCGACGACGTGCGTCGCCGGGCCAGTAGGGCCGTCATCGGCCATGTGACGGCGTGGGGCGATGACGGACCGCGCACGCACCTGCGCTCGAACGAACTCCTCCTGCAGGCAGCGGGCGGCTTCATGAACCTCGTCGGCTCGGCGAGCCGCGAGCCGGTGCGCCTGGGCAGTCACCCCCTGCAGGCCACGGCGGGACTGCTCGTCCTGGACGGCGTGATGATCGGACTCTTCCACCGTCAGTCGACCGGCCAGGCCACGTCGTTCGAGACGTCGGAGTTCGAAGCGGCGGCGCACCTGGAGTGGAAGATCGCCAGCACCTTTCAGACCGGCCGGCCCATCGAACGGCGGGGCGACGAAGGCGGGGGGCCGCTGGTCGCGCGCACGCGCGACGGGTACTTCGGCTTGTTCTTCACCCCCCGCGACTGGGACGGCGTGAAGGAGATGCTGGGCGACCCGCGCCTCGGCGATCCCCGTTTCGCGACCCCCCGTTCTCGAGCGCTCCACGAGAGAGAGCTCAAAGAGCTCGTCGAGGAGACCACCCTTCCGATGTCGAAGAAAGAGCTGTACGCCCGCGCACAGGCGAGGAGCATCCCGTCGGGGTACGTCGCGACGATGTCGGATCTGCTGGATTCTCCCCAGTACCGCGCGCGCGACTTCTTCCAGTGGGTCGAGGTGCCCGGGGTGGGAACGGGGGAGATCCCGGACGCCCCGTGGGTGGTTCGGACCATCGACGATCTCGACGAGGAGGATGCCGTATGA
- a CDS encoding thiolase family protein: MEDIRGKVAIVGVGHSDQGTFPGKSAERLSIEAITAALADAGITREQVDGLITCKSIQGGNADVSVGPLFGMSPKYAQTLDYGTCNFSLHLAVQAILTGLAETIVLVYGANARSSKVNFAAPTPSLEGASGFVHIAGQAGMALQRHKALYGTTDEEFGWFAVSEREWAQRNPLAIFRDPLTIEDYLAKPYLVEPLRREDVTMISDGGVALIVTSAERAKDYPNKPVYILGMAEGTEIIGDRFADFPSRPNIGGTAARIWQNTGFTPSDIDILYIQNPTAVWNLQMVEYYGFAPVGEGGRWVAEGHTRPGGDMPLNTNGGQLSESYMWGWLHMVEAVRQLRGTVDPDRQVPHPELALYCSTMAFFKSAASIIGTSQ, encoded by the coding sequence GTGGAAGACATCCGCGGCAAGGTCGCGATCGTCGGAGTGGGACACTCCGATCAGGGCACATTCCCGGGAAAGAGCGCCGAACGGCTGTCGATCGAGGCCATCACGGCCGCGCTGGCCGACGCGGGCATCACGCGGGAGCAGGTCGACGGCCTCATCACGTGCAAGTCCATCCAGGGCGGGAACGCGGACGTTTCCGTCGGGCCGCTGTTCGGAATGAGTCCGAAGTACGCCCAGACGCTCGACTACGGCACGTGCAACTTCTCGCTGCACCTGGCGGTACAGGCGATCCTCACCGGGCTGGCCGAGACGATCGTCCTGGTCTACGGCGCCAACGCTCGCTCGTCGAAGGTCAACTTCGCCGCCCCCACGCCGTCTCTCGAGGGGGCATCGGGCTTCGTGCACATCGCCGGGCAGGCAGGCATGGCGCTGCAGCGCCACAAGGCGCTCTACGGGACGACGGACGAGGAGTTCGGCTGGTTCGCCGTATCGGAACGCGAGTGGGCGCAGCGCAATCCCCTGGCGATCTTCCGCGATCCGCTCACGATCGAGGACTACCTGGCCAAGCCGTATCTCGTCGAGCCGCTGCGGCGCGAAGACGTCACGATGATCTCCGACGGCGGGGTCGCGCTGATCGTCACCAGCGCCGAGCGAGCAAAGGACTACCCGAACAAGCCGGTGTACATCCTCGGGATGGCCGAGGGGACGGAAATCATCGGTGATCGCTTCGCCGACTTCCCCTCCCGGCCCAACATCGGGGGCACCGCCGCCCGCATCTGGCAGAACACCGGGTTCACTCCGTCGGACATCGACATCCTCTACATCCAGAACCCCACCGCCGTGTGGAACCTGCAGATGGTCGAGTACTACGGATTCGCGCCGGTCGGCGAGGGCGGGCGCTGGGTGGCCGAGGGGCACACCCGGCCCGGGGGAGACATGCCGCTCAACACCAACGGCGGGCAGCTCTCCGAGAGCTACATGTGGGGCTGGCTCCACATGGTCGAAGCAGTTCGCCAACTGCGCGGGACGGTCGACCCCGACCGCCAGGTGCCCCACCCCGAACTCGCCCTCTACTGCTCCACCATGGCGTTCTTCAAGAGCGCCGCCTCGATCATCGGGACTTCGCAATGA
- a CDS encoding Zn-ribbon domain-containing OB-fold protein: MTYAPTSNATPQNLPDVTDPATAAFWEAAREHRLLAQKCDACGDLRYPATEICPRCWSDSQSWVPIAPTGELYSYVVYHRALDPSMKDEIPYVVGRVLTDDGVVFTVRLDVEPDEARVGMRLVASWNDVTDAVTLLRFAAP, translated from the coding sequence ATGACCTACGCACCGACCTCGAACGCGACGCCGCAGAACCTTCCGGACGTCACCGACCCCGCCACCGCCGCCTTCTGGGAGGCGGCACGCGAGCACCGGCTCCTGGCGCAGAAATGCGACGCGTGCGGCGACCTGCGCTATCCGGCGACCGAGATCTGCCCCCGGTGCTGGTCGGACTCGCAGTCGTGGGTGCCGATCGCGCCGACCGGCGAGCTCTACAGCTACGTCGTCTACCACCGCGCGCTCGACCCGTCGATGAAGGACGAGATCCCCTACGTCGTCGGACGCGTGCTCACCGATGACGGCGTGGTCTTCACGGTCCGTCTTGACGTCGAGCCCGACGAGGCGCGAGTGGGGATGCGACTGGTGGCGTCGTGGAACGACGTCACCGATGCCGTGACCCTCCTCCGATTCGCGGCACCGTGA
- a CDS encoding CoA transferase — translation MSRTFPETHRLLSHLWSALGGDAELTSNVTFTGEGAMPSPFALTDLAGASNALVATAVGELLGEVGEPHPAIEVDRHIASGWFRLPLGPSQPLGEPLIVPMPANLDFFTELPTADDRWLRLHGIFPSARARIVKALGVADDIDAVAAVVKAAPADEIEQRLVDGNAIVAASRTPEEWLETPAGRAVDAEPLAAYTEHPASGSTWRPTPGRPLAGIKVLDMTRVIAGPVGTRWLAALGAEVLRIERPGSDEAISHGGRGAEMVLGKRWAFLDIKTPEGLEQFKRLLAEADVFVHGYRPGAIDAIISEEVRRAIKPDLVEVAVRAYGWTGPWALRRGFDTVVQFSVGLANETQRWALEDPETRVPISVNGLMVDASRPRHTTVEGLDFTTGHMMAAAAIRGLTTRARTGAGSTWKFSLARTASLVIKDARSTADPGPAIQIPIDGPWEDRIYAGPFGPVKRLVFPVRIEGTPLFWERPAERVGSATPNWAF, via the coding sequence ATGTCCCGTACCTTCCCCGAAACCCACCGCCTGCTGAGCCACTTGTGGAGCGCTCTGGGCGGCGACGCCGAGCTCACGAGCAACGTCACCTTCACCGGCGAGGGGGCCATGCCCTCGCCCTTCGCGTTGACCGATCTCGCGGGCGCGTCCAACGCCCTTGTCGCCACCGCCGTGGGCGAACTCCTCGGCGAGGTGGGTGAGCCGCACCCCGCGATCGAGGTCGACCGCCACATCGCCAGCGGCTGGTTCCGCCTGCCCCTCGGGCCCTCGCAGCCGCTGGGCGAACCGCTCATCGTCCCCATGCCGGCGAACCTCGACTTCTTCACCGAACTGCCCACGGCCGACGACCGGTGGCTGCGTCTGCACGGCATTTTCCCCTCGGCCCGCGCGCGGATCGTCAAGGCCCTCGGTGTCGCCGACGACATCGACGCCGTCGCGGCCGTCGTGAAGGCGGCCCCGGCCGACGAGATCGAGCAGCGGCTCGTCGACGGCAACGCCATCGTCGCCGCGAGCCGGACGCCCGAAGAGTGGCTCGAGACGCCGGCGGGGCGCGCGGTCGACGCCGAGCCGCTGGCGGCGTACACCGAGCACCCGGCGTCGGGTTCCACGTGGCGGCCCACTCCGGGCCGGCCCCTGGCGGGGATCAAGGTCCTCGACATGACCCGTGTGATCGCGGGCCCGGTGGGAACGCGGTGGCTTGCCGCGCTCGGCGCGGAGGTGCTGCGCATCGAGCGGCCCGGCTCCGACGAGGCCATCAGCCACGGGGGCCGCGGCGCAGAGATGGTGCTCGGCAAGCGCTGGGCCTTCCTCGACATCAAGACGCCCGAGGGCCTGGAGCAGTTCAAGCGTCTGCTCGCCGAAGCCGACGTCTTCGTCCACGGCTACCGGCCCGGGGCGATCGACGCGATCATCAGCGAGGAGGTGCGGCGCGCGATCAAGCCCGACCTCGTCGAGGTGGCCGTGCGTGCCTACGGCTGGACGGGCCCGTGGGCCCTGCGCCGCGGCTTCGACACCGTGGTGCAGTTCAGCGTCGGGCTGGCGAACGAGACGCAGCGGTGGGCGCTGGAAGACCCCGAGACGCGCGTGCCGATCTCGGTGAACGGGCTGATGGTCGACGCCTCGCGTCCCCGGCACACCACGGTCGAGGGGCTCGATTTCACCACGGGCCACATGATGGCCGCTGCGGCGATTCGCGGCCTGACCACGCGCGCCCGCACGGGCGCCGGATCGACGTGGAAGTTCTCGCTGGCGCGAACGGCCTCGCTGGTCATCAAGGACGCACGGTCGACGGCGGATCCGGGCCCGGCCATCCAGATCCCCATCGACGGGCCGTGGGAGGACCGCATCTACGCGGGTCCGTTCGGCCCGGTCAAGCGGCTCGTGTTCCCGGTGCGGATCGAGGGGACTCCCCTGTTCTGGGAGCGCCCGGCCGAGCGCGTGGGCTCCGCGACACCGAATTGGGCCTTCTGA
- a CDS encoding alpha/beta fold hydrolase, whose translation MSVMTAPGGTLDWIERNLAVPAREHRVAVGGAQIAYCAWGPQDDADGILLVHGGLAHARWWDHIGPTLTGSRVVAIDLSGNGDSTHRDAYAIDGWADEVAAVARAAGLRRTVLVGHSMGGVVGVAAAIRHPRLFRMVVTVDTRFNDAGWPGRDKPSPRFDSAEEGIARFSTGHSRTDAPLPEVLRRHLAQTSLRREGDGWRWKRSDRLWIENASLRDLLRRLVVPLAIIRTDGGVLDADAAAEMRDLTPAPSAEAVIAVSGHNPFLDQPVAFVAVLQALMTTWLPAIEQLEPQNTSRPHREIG comes from the coding sequence ATGTCCGTCATGACAGCGCCTGGCGGCACGCTCGACTGGATCGAGCGGAACCTCGCCGTGCCGGCCCGCGAGCACCGGGTCGCTGTGGGCGGCGCTCAGATCGCCTACTGCGCATGGGGTCCGCAAGATGATGCGGACGGAATCCTGCTCGTGCACGGCGGGCTGGCACACGCGCGGTGGTGGGACCACATCGGGCCGACTCTCACCGGCTCCCGGGTGGTGGCCATCGACCTCTCCGGCAACGGCGACAGCACGCACCGCGACGCCTATGCGATCGACGGGTGGGCCGACGAGGTGGCGGCCGTCGCGCGAGCCGCCGGGCTCCGCCGCACCGTGCTGGTCGGGCACAGCATGGGCGGTGTTGTCGGCGTCGCGGCGGCCATACGCCATCCGCGGCTGTTCCGGATGGTCGTGACGGTCGACACCCGCTTCAACGATGCCGGTTGGCCGGGGCGCGACAAGCCCAGTCCGCGCTTCGATTCGGCAGAAGAGGGCATCGCCCGATTCTCGACTGGCCATTCGCGCACCGACGCGCCCCTCCCCGAGGTGCTGCGCCGCCATCTCGCGCAGACGTCCCTCCGGCGCGAGGGCGACGGGTGGCGGTGGAAACGTTCCGATCGCCTGTGGATCGAGAACGCGTCGCTGCGCGACCTCCTCCGCCGGCTCGTTGTGCCCCTCGCCATCATCCGGACCGACGGGGGAGTGCTCGACGCGGATGCCGCGGCCGAGATGCGGGACCTCACCCCGGCTCCATCCGCGGAAGCCGTCATCGCGGTATCCGGTCACAACCCGTTCCTGGATCAGCCGGTGGCCTTCGTCGCGGTGCTGCAGGCCCTGATGACCACTTGGCTGCCCGCGATCGAGCAGCTGGAACCGCAGAACACTTCCCGTCCCCACAGAGAAATCGGATGA
- a CDS encoding CaiB/BaiF CoA transferase family protein: MSGLLQGLKVADLSIVTAGAAATQVLADFGADVVKIESGNRPDLYRLGFTRDKGGSSDLAFPPFRVANRNKRGLAVDLKTEEGHEIARRLISRSDVVVENFRRGAIERLGLGFADLVALRPDIVLVSISSQGATGPNRGFTSFGTTLDSLGGIQSLSGYDANTPTWSSGRINYPDQTANSLAPAVILAAVMAARADGRARWVDMSQRETVTSLLGDHILATSLGAPNPQPDANNAPGAPGWLSRCLGDDQWVAVSLETREDRSRLHAVVGDADEGDDEALRRATDAWAAGRTREEAAAELQAAGLAAAAVVSGHELLADPDLHERGWWQTVELAEGGTERQRGPVVRFAANDPLIRRRAPHVGEHTAEVLAELEYTADEIDALLARGIVSAPQTTTTPN, from the coding sequence ATGAGCGGGCTGTTGCAGGGGCTGAAGGTCGCCGACCTCTCGATCGTCACCGCGGGAGCGGCGGCCACGCAGGTGCTCGCCGACTTCGGAGCGGACGTCGTGAAGATCGAGAGCGGGAACCGGCCGGATCTCTACCGGCTGGGCTTCACCCGCGACAAGGGCGGCTCGAGCGACCTCGCCTTCCCCCCTTTCCGCGTCGCCAACCGCAACAAGCGGGGCCTTGCGGTGGACCTGAAGACCGAGGAGGGGCACGAGATCGCCCGCCGGCTCATCAGTCGCAGTGATGTCGTGGTCGAGAACTTCCGCCGGGGAGCGATCGAGCGGCTCGGGTTGGGATTCGCCGACCTGGTCGCTCTGCGCCCCGACATCGTTCTCGTCTCGATCTCCAGCCAGGGCGCCACCGGCCCCAATCGGGGCTTCACCTCGTTCGGCACGACCCTGGACTCCCTCGGTGGCATCCAATCGCTCAGCGGATACGACGCGAACACCCCGACGTGGTCGAGTGGCCGGATCAACTATCCCGACCAGACGGCCAACTCCCTCGCCCCCGCGGTGATCCTGGCGGCCGTGATGGCCGCCCGGGCCGACGGTCGAGCCCGGTGGGTCGACATGTCGCAGCGTGAGACCGTGACCAGCCTGCTCGGAGACCACATCCTCGCCACGTCGCTCGGCGCCCCGAACCCGCAGCCCGACGCCAACAATGCTCCGGGCGCACCGGGATGGCTCTCGCGCTGCCTCGGCGACGACCAGTGGGTCGCGGTCTCGCTGGAGACCCGCGAGGACCGTTCGCGCCTGCACGCGGTCGTCGGTGACGCCGACGAGGGCGACGACGAGGCGCTGCGCCGTGCCACGGATGCGTGGGCCGCCGGACGCACCCGGGAGGAGGCCGCCGCGGAACTGCAGGCGGCGGGCCTGGCGGCCGCAGCGGTCGTCAGCGGTCACGAACTGCTCGCGGATCCCGACCTGCACGAGCGGGGCTGGTGGCAGACAGTCGAGCTCGCCGAGGGGGGAACCGAGAGGCAACGCGGACCGGTCGTGCGCTTCGCCGCGAACGACCCGCTCATCCGGAGGCGTGCCCCCCACGTCGGCGAGCACACCGCCGAGGTGCTCGCCGAGCTCGAGTACACCGCGGACGAGATCGATGCGCTGCTCGCGCGGGGCATCGTGTCGGCACCGCAGACGACGACAACACCGAACTGA